A single region of the Mercenaria mercenaria strain notata chromosome 6, MADL_Memer_1, whole genome shotgun sequence genome encodes:
- the LOC123548546 gene encoding transmembrane protein 180-like isoform X2 produces the protein MGISSEYQCNKLRKKSSMNKKKIKMFQSSLHSRVVALGALHMGFSMLSAAFGFYYVKVFLNFYHIEESWFQVSQSILLVWNTVNDPLIAYFQDSTNFACTRTRRESVLYAAPFFALSFLVPWFPWGKPDFLQPWVTGVHLITTLCFFDTMFTYVGLASSCLFTEISADNDERLTMIRYNQIGNLLGCSSVFMLEYISNQLENFKAFQTTCIILAVISTLLLRYCGKHAHTELELRHENDMQNGKPRVLKSQEYSYLTLTKQIFFTKDFLAFAVMNFLAGFHRVFLSNFFTIFGDQLISKDVVPPVVRSLFYGASSTASKLIVIFGAGVVGRFGYYKVIRYSQLFMIAYGLIYYMTGPINHWCLMFFMLLDSGTSNSVHTLYGLAISDIADQDRTRYRRSNDGFFWTSW, from the exons ATGGGCATTAGCAGTGAATATCAATGCAACAAATTACGTAAAAAGTCGAGCATGAACAAGAAAAAGATAAAGATGTTTCAGTCTTCGCTTCACTCGAGAGTTGTCGCCCTTGGAGCTCTTCATATGGGATTTAGTATGCTGAGTGCAGCGTTTGGTTTCTATTACGTGAAAGTGTTCCTAAATTTCTATCATATAGAGGAAAGTTGGTTTCAAGTGTCTCAGTCAATTCTCCTTGTATGGAATACTGTCAACGACCCATTGATTGCCTACTTTCAGGACAGCACGAATTTTGCGTGTACAAGAACTCGGCGTGAAAGTGTTCTTTATGCAGCACCATTTTTTGCTTTGTCATTTCTGGTTCCATGGTTTCCATGGGGAAAACCTGATTTTCTTCAACCATGGGTTACTGGCGTTCATCTAATTACAACATTATGTTTTTTCGATACCATGTTCACATACGTCGGACTGGCATCATCATGTTTGTTCACTGAAATATCGGCAGACAATGACGAACGCTTGACAATGATACGGTACAATCAGATAGGTAATCTTCTAGGATGTTCCAGTGTTTTTATGTTAGAGTATATATCGAATCAACTAGAAAACTTCAAAGCATTTCAAACTACATGCATAATTCTGGCAGTTATTAGTACCTTGTTACTTCGATATTGTGGCAAGCATGCACATACTGAACTGGAACTTCGGCACGAGAATGACATGCAAAATGGAAAACCAAGAGTCTTAAAGTCGCAAGAATATTCATATTTGACTCTTACTAAGcaaatttttttcacaaaagatTTTTTAGCGTTTGCAGTTATGAACTTTTTAGCAGGATTTCATAGAGTGTTTCTCTCAAATTTCTTTACTATATTTGGAGATCAGTTAATTTCTAAAGATGTTGTGCCACCGGTAGTGAGAAGCTTGTTTTATGGAGCAAGTTCTACTGCATCAAAG CTGATTGTGATATTTGGTGCAGGAGTTGTTGGCAGATTTGGCTACTACAAGGTGATACGTTACAGTCAACTCTTCATGATTGCATATGGATTGATATACTATATGACTGGACCAATCAATCACTGGTGTCTCATGTTCTTTATGCTGTTAGACag TGGAACGTCGAACAGTGTACACACGTTGTATGGTCTGGCTATATCGGACATTGCGGACCAGGATCGTACACGGTATAGGAGAAG TAACGATGGCTTTTTTTGGACCAGTTGGTAG
- the LOC123548546 gene encoding transmembrane protein 180-like isoform X1, with translation MGISSEYQCNKLRKKSSMNKKKIKMFQSSLHSRVVALGALHMGFSMLSAAFGFYYVKVFLNFYHIEESWFQVSQSILLVWNTVNDPLIAYFQDSTNFACTRTRRESVLYAAPFFALSFLVPWFPWGKPDFLQPWVTGVHLITTLCFFDTMFTYVGLASSCLFTEISADNDERLTMIRYNQIGNLLGCSSVFMLEYISNQLENFKAFQTTCIILAVISTLLLRYCGKHAHTELELRHENDMQNGKPRVLKSQEYSYLTLTKQIFFTKDFLAFAVMNFLAGFHRVFLSNFFTIFGDQLISKDVVPPVVRSLFYGASSTASKLIVIFGAGVVGRFGYYKVIRYSQLFMIAYGLIYYMTGPINHWCLMFFMLLDSGTSNSVHTLYGLAISDIADQDRTRYRRRHPVTSMVYGCNSLAVKPAISLAPMFVVKVLNMYGYKKHKSHKLDPIDVATLNKTMFSFVCLVPLIIGCIQYFAWSFYSIRDRRNLDITLIVPKDDELISNSI, from the exons ATGGGCATTAGCAGTGAATATCAATGCAACAAATTACGTAAAAAGTCGAGCATGAACAAGAAAAAGATAAAGATGTTTCAGTCTTCGCTTCACTCGAGAGTTGTCGCCCTTGGAGCTCTTCATATGGGATTTAGTATGCTGAGTGCAGCGTTTGGTTTCTATTACGTGAAAGTGTTCCTAAATTTCTATCATATAGAGGAAAGTTGGTTTCAAGTGTCTCAGTCAATTCTCCTTGTATGGAATACTGTCAACGACCCATTGATTGCCTACTTTCAGGACAGCACGAATTTTGCGTGTACAAGAACTCGGCGTGAAAGTGTTCTTTATGCAGCACCATTTTTTGCTTTGTCATTTCTGGTTCCATGGTTTCCATGGGGAAAACCTGATTTTCTTCAACCATGGGTTACTGGCGTTCATCTAATTACAACATTATGTTTTTTCGATACCATGTTCACATACGTCGGACTGGCATCATCATGTTTGTTCACTGAAATATCGGCAGACAATGACGAACGCTTGACAATGATACGGTACAATCAGATAGGTAATCTTCTAGGATGTTCCAGTGTTTTTATGTTAGAGTATATATCGAATCAACTAGAAAACTTCAAAGCATTTCAAACTACATGCATAATTCTGGCAGTTATTAGTACCTTGTTACTTCGATATTGTGGCAAGCATGCACATACTGAACTGGAACTTCGGCACGAGAATGACATGCAAAATGGAAAACCAAGAGTCTTAAAGTCGCAAGAATATTCATATTTGACTCTTACTAAGcaaatttttttcacaaaagatTTTTTAGCGTTTGCAGTTATGAACTTTTTAGCAGGATTTCATAGAGTGTTTCTCTCAAATTTCTTTACTATATTTGGAGATCAGTTAATTTCTAAAGATGTTGTGCCACCGGTAGTGAGAAGCTTGTTTTATGGAGCAAGTTCTACTGCATCAAAG CTGATTGTGATATTTGGTGCAGGAGTTGTTGGCAGATTTGGCTACTACAAGGTGATACGTTACAGTCAACTCTTCATGATTGCATATGGATTGATATACTATATGACTGGACCAATCAATCACTGGTGTCTCATGTTCTTTATGCTGTTAGACag TGGAACGTCGAACAGTGTACACACGTTGTATGGTCTGGCTATATCGGACATTGCGGACCAGGATCGTACACGGTATAGGAGAAG GCATCCTGTGACATCTATGGTATATGGATGTAATTCACTAGCTGTGAAACCCGCCATCTCTCTTGCACCAATGTTTGTTGTAAAAGTTCTTAACATGTACGGCTATAAAAAACACAAGAGTCATAAGCTGGATCCAATAGATGTAGCGACTTTAAACAAGACCATGTTTAGTTTTGTTTGCTTAGTGCCACTGATAATTGGATGTATTCAATATTTTGCCTGGTCATTTTACTCAATTAGGGATAGAAGGAATTTAGATATCACATTAATTGTTCCGAAGGATGATGAACTAATTAGTAACAGTATTTAA
- the LOC123550388 gene encoding solute carrier family 49 member 4 homolog — protein sequence MENTVDEKRPLTAETRVYGRRYWILTVFCMTCCVQSMIWNTWGPVAESSEIVFGWADGNVALVANLANISYMFLVIPMCMMMDTKGLRFSMILCTGMLVFCSVIRCFSLEPVTATVTAYVCGLIQGIAATMPFSGPPLVAAVWFPPAERPVATAIGSFFNYMGVSLSFIIGPQLVPDPVYQDHVQNSTNTSVTNVTDSVEHKIHPDKNEVVNMGSLRQGILNLLYTHSAFAGLAFILTITYFPSKPPHPPSITASIQRTDYKQALIKILRNGSLWLIVLAGGIPIGVIGVWIAILDVVLKPLGVTQIDAGWMGFWHTLIGCFSGIFIAKFSDLFNRRRKLFLISLFTCAMVCSIWFALLCTSVIVYDLKSLYASCILLGIFINGTTPLFYEICAEASYPVAEGVTGGFYTLVDNVGGVIFLSLVSVPNIGTEWMNWTVLGSLVVAIPMLFVFPERYKRTDIDLNRDVEIHSS from the coding sequence ATGGAAAATACGGTAGACGAGAAGAGGCCATTGACTGCAGAAACACGTGTTTACGGCCGACGATATTGGATATTGACCGTCTTTTGTATGACTTGCTGTGTGCAGTCTATGATATGGAACACGTGGGGGCCTGTTGCCGAATCTTCGGAAATAGTTTTCGGCTGGGCCGATGGCAACGTGGCGCTTGTTGCGAACTTAGCCAACATTAGTTACATGTTTCTTGTAATTCCAATGTGCATGATGATGGATACCAAGGGATTACGTTTTTCAATGATTCTGTGTACAGGAATGCTAGTATTTTGTTCCGTAATTCGTTGCTTCTCCCTTGAACCAGTAACTGCTACTGTAACGGCATATGTATGCGGATTAATCCAAGGTATTGCGGCTACAATGCCGTTTTCAGGCCCTCCTCTTGTAGCAGCTGTGTGGTTTCCCCCAGCGGAGAGACCGGTAGCAACAGCAATTGGTTCATTTTTCAACTACATGGGAGTATCCTTATCGTTCATTATAGGCCCACAGCTCGTGCCCGATCCAGTGTACCAGGACCACGTGCAGAACAGTACCAATACATCAGTTACAAACGTGACAGATTCCGTTGAACATAAAATTCATCCTGATAAAAATGAAGTTGTGAACATGGGAAGTTTGAGACAAGGCATATTGAATCTTTTGTATACACACAGCGCATTTGCCGGACTGGCTTTCATTTTAACGATAACTTATTTCCCATCTAAACCACCACATCCACCTAGCATAACGGCGTCAATCCAGAGAACGGACTATAAACAAGCTTTGATCAAAATTTTGCGCAACGGCTCTTTATGGCTGATCGTACTGGCAGGTGGAATTCCTATAGGAGTTATTGGTGTATGGATAGCCATTCTGGACGTAGTTCTTAAACCTCTCGGTGTGACACAAATCGACGCTGGGTGGATGGGATTTTGGCATACGTTAATAGGTTGTTTTTCTGGTATTTTTATAGCAAAATTTTCTGACCTTTTCAACCGTAGACGGAAACTATTCCTTATATCACTTTTCACGTGCGCCATGGTGTGCAGTATTTGGTTTGCCTTGCTCTGCACTAGTGTGATAGTGTATGACCTGAAATCTTTGTACGCATCTTGTATATTATTAGGGATTTTTATCAACGGAACAACTCCCTTGTTTTACGAGATCTGCGCAGAAGCATCGTATCCTGTAGCAGAGGGCGTCACGGGAGGGTTTTATACATTGGTTGATAATGTGGGCGGAGTTATCTTCTTGTCCCTAGTGTCAGTGCCAAATATTGGAACAGAATGGATGAACTGGACTGTATTAGGATCTTTAGTTGTAGCCATTCCGATGTTGTTCGTGTTTCCAGAGCGCTACAAGAGGACGGACATCGACTTAAATCGTGATGTTGAAATACATTCTAGTTAA